In the genome of Streptomyces sp. Q6, the window GCCCTGGTCGGCACGGGCCTCGCCACCGTCGCCCTCGGCCTGCTCGCGTACGACCTCGCGGGCCCGTCCGCCGGTGCCGTCCTGGGCACGGCGCTGGCGATCAAGATGACGGCGTACGTGCTGATCGCCCCGGCCGTCGGGGCGTTCGCGGACCGGCTGCCGCGCCGGGCCCTGATGGTCGGGGCGGATCTGGTCCGGGCCTGTGTCGCCGCGGCGCTGCCGTTCGTCGGCCAGGTGTGGCAGGTGTACGTGCTCGTCTTCCTGCTCCAGTCCGCGTCGGCGGTCTTCACGCCGACGTTCCAGGCCCTGATCCCCGACGTGCTGCCGGACGAGCGGGACTACACACGGGCCCTGTCCCTGTCACGGCTCGCGTACGACCTGGAGAGCCTGTTCAGCCCGGCGCTCGCCGCCGCGCTGCTGACCGTGCTCACGTACGACCGGCTGTTCACGGGGACACTGGTCGGCTTCCTCGGGTCGGCCGCGCTCGTGGCGTCGGCCGCACTGCCGAGGGCCGCGCCCGCGCCACCGCGCGACGCGGGCGGCCACGCGCGGGCGACGGCGGGCACCCGGCTCTTCCTCGCCGTGCCGCAACTGCGGTCGCTGCTCGCGCTGAACCTGGCCGTGGCGGCGGCGAGCGCGATGGTGACGGTCAACTCCGTCGTGTACGTACGGGACTTCCTCGGCCTGTCCGCCGGAGCGGTGCCGTGGGCACTCGGCGCCTACGGAGCCGGATCGATGGCGGTGGCGTCGGCGCTGCCGCGCGTCCTGGAGCGGATCGGCGACCGGCCGGTGATGCTGCGCGGGGCACTGCTCCTCGGGGTCGTCTTCGGCGCGCTCGGGTTCATCACGGCCGCCGACGAAGGGAGTTGGCGGCTGCCCGCGCTCCTTTCCGTCTGGGCCGCCTTCGGGGCGGCGTGCTCGATGGTGCTCACCCCCGCGGGGCGCCTCGTGCGGCGGTCGGCGCCGGAGCGGGAGCGCACGGCGGCGTTCGCGGCGCAGTTCTCGCTGTCCCACGCGTGCTGGCTGCTCACCTATCCGCTGGCCGGATGGCTCGGTGCGACGGCCGGGCTGCTGTGGGCGGTGGCCTCTCTGGGCGGCGTGGCGCTGGGCGCGGCCGTCGCGGCGGTACGCCTGTGGCCCGCGCCCGCCCCGGACGTCGAGGTCGAGGTCGAGCACGAGCACGCCGGGCTCACCGCCGACCATCCCCATGTGCGGGACGCGGTGCGCGTGGGCGACGGCTGGCGACACCGCCACGGGCACACACCTGACGCGCTCCACGCGGCACACCCCTGACCCACCGGCGGCCGGGTCGGTCACCATGGGGGGCGGTCACGGACGACACGGGGGTGCGGCACATGAGCGAGAACATGGCTGACGGCACGACCGAGACCGAGCGGACGGTCACGATCCAGGGCACGGTGTTCGCCCTCGACGAGATCGTCGAGGCGCATCTGTCGCGCGGGCTCACCGGCGGTGTCCTCGACCTGCGCACCGCCGACGGCGAGGAGCACACCTTCCACCTGTGGATCCGCGACTCGGCCGCCGACCACGCCGCCTACGTGACCCTCACGTACGACTCGGGGTGCTGTACGGAGACGCGGCCGCGCGGGTGGGGCGGCTCGGGCGGTTGACGGTCAGCCGCCCAGACGGGCGGCGCGGACCCGGGCCTTGTCGTCGCCCCGGTCGGCGGCGCGGCGGAACCAGAGCGCGGCCTCGCGGGCGCGACCGGTGCGCTCCAGCAGGTCACCGAGGCCGTAGAACGCCGGGTCGACGTCGTTCTCCGCGGCGGTGCGGTACCAGCGCTCCGCCTCCTGGAGCCGGCCGTCCCGGTCGAGGATCACGGCGAGGTCGTTCATGGCGTGGCCCACGCCGCCGTCCGCGGCACGGTGGAACCAGCGCTCGGCCTCCGGGAGGCGCCCCGCGTCCTCCATCAGGTGGCCGAGGGGGTGCATCGCCTGTGCGTTGCCCTGCTCGGCGGCCGGGCGCAGCCACCGCTCGGCGTCCTTGGCCCGGCCCGCCACCCAGGCGATGACACCCGCGCCGAACATGCCCTCCACGTCGCCCTGTTCGGCGGCGCGGGCGAACCAGCGTTCGGCCTCCGCCTCCGAGGCGCCGCTGCGCAGCATCCAGGACCCCATGGCGACCATCGACGGGACGTACCCGAGCTCCGCGGCCCGTCGGTACCACTCGGCCGCCTCGTCCTCGTCGCTCATCCGGATGTGGATGACGGCCACGTTGTGCATGGCCATGGCGGAGCCCTGCTCGGCGGCCCGGTAGAACCAGGTCGCGGCCTCCCGCAGGTCGCCCCGTTCGAGGAGATGGCCGCCGAGCCGTATCTGGTCGTCGGCGTCACCGGATCGCGCGGCGTACCGCAGTCCTGCCTCGCGGGTGTCGAGTCCCGGGTCGCCGGTCAGTTCCACGACCGTGCGCAGCAGTGCCTCCGAAGGTGTCCGTCCGCGGTGCGCGTCGATTGCCATGTGGTCGCTCTCCCCGTGGTCGTCCTCGATGTGCGGTGCTTCGTGCGGGTGCCGTGCCGGTCAGGGGTGGGCGCTCAGGTCCCAGTCGAGTTCCCAGAGTCTGACCTTGCCGTCGGCGCCGCTGGACAGCGCGTACCAGCCGTCGGCGCTCAACGTGCCCAGTCGCAGGCCGCTCTGATGTTCCGTCAGGTCGTGTTGGCGATGTCCGGTGCGGGCGTCCCAGACGGCGACCGAGGAGTCCTCGCCCGCCGAGAGGGCGAACCGGCCGTCCGCGGTGAGCCGTACCGATCTGCTCTCGTGGGGCCGGGCCACGCCGTCCCCCGCTGTGTCGAACACGCCCAGCGGCGCCCCGGTCGCGGCGTCCCACAGCCGGACCGCGCGGTCGTCGTAGCTGCCGCAGGAGAGCAGGAGCCGCAGGTCCGGGCTGACGTGGACGGAGCCGGCCGTACGCCGGTGCCCGTGGAACGTGCGCACGCACGCGCCGGTGGCGAGATCCCACAGCCGGATCGTCCGGTCGCCCGGACTCGACGCGGCGAGGCGGCCCTCCGGGTCGAGCCAGAGGCCGCACGGCGTGTGCGGATGGTGCCCGCCCTCGGCGAGCGTCCTGACGTGCCGGCCGCCGTCCAGGTCCCACAGTTGCAGGGACTCGTCGCCGGAGGTGAACAGGGCGAGACGGCCGTCGGCGCTGAACCGGGTACCGAGGGCTCCCCGTGGCACCTCGGCGCGGCCGACGCGCTCCCCCGTCTCGGCGGACCAGGCGTCCAGCACGCCGGTCGGACTGGACACCATGACGCGCAGACCGTCCGCCGAGAGCGCGAGGACACCGCGGGAGGTCCGGTCGCGCGGGGTGTCGATGACCCGCGTACGGGTGCCGGTGGAGACGTCCCACAGGTGGATCCCGGCCCCGTGCTCGGGAGCGATCGCCGCGGTCCTGCCGTCGGCGGACAGGGCGGCGTGCTCGACGGGGCGGTCGTACTCCGCGACGACGCGCGACGCCCAGCCGCCGCGCAGCCCCGTACGGACGGTCTGCCGGCCGAGTGCGCGCCAGGCGGCCAGGACCAGCGGGGACCGCTCGTGGCCGGGCAACGACCGTGCGCGGACGAGGAGTTCGCGGGCCCGCGCGGGACGACTCTCCCGTACGGCACGGTCGGCGTCGGCGACGAGCGCGGCGACCCGGGCGTCCGTACGGCTCAGTTCCGCCGCGCGGCGGGGTCTGCTGAGCAGGGGCGGTGCGAGGTGGTCGGCGGGCAGTCGCCAGCGGCGCGCGGTGTCGTCCTGGCCGGCGGACACGGCGTGCCGGCCGCTGTCGGTGATCCGCAGATCGAGGACGGCGCGGTGCCCCACGGGGTCCTCCGGGGCCGTGTGTCCGTGGAACGTGCGCAGGCAGCGTCCGGTGTCGAGGTCCCAGAGCCGCAGCGCGGCGTCCCGGCCCGCGCACAGCGCCCGGCGGTGGTCTCTGCTGAGCGACAGGACCTGCGTGCCACGGGTGCCGTCGGGGAGCGTGCGCAGCCGTTCGCCGGTGTCGAGGTCCCACAGGGCGAGCGGCCAACGGTTGCCGACGAGCACCGCGCGACGCCCGTCGTCGCTCAGGCGCAGGCAGTCGACGGGGAACTGGCCTTCGTACCCGGGCAGGGTCCGCAGGAGTTCGCGTGTGTGGACGTCCCACAGCCGGACGGATCCGTCCTCGTGCACGCCGGTGAGCGCGCGCCGCCCGTCGGCGGTCAACTCGACGTGTGCCGCGCGGTGTCGGAAGCCTTCGAAGGTCTGCCGCACCCGTCCGGTGCGGGTGTCCCAGAACAGCACCTGTCCGTCGTTGGTCGCGCCGGCCACCAGTCGGCCGCCCACCGCGAGGCGGGTGGCGGTGATGGCCGTGGTGCCCTTCAGGTACTGCGGCGTGAAGGTCTGGAGGCAGGTGCCGTCGATGAGGCTCCACAGCCGCACGATGTCCTCGGTGCCCGCCGCCACCGCGAACCGTCCGTCGGGGCTCAGGTCGGCGGCGTGCGCGGCGCGGTCCCGGTCGAGGGTCAGCAGGCACCGTCCGCCGCGCGTGTCCCACAGCCTGACCGCGCCGTCGCAGACGACGAGGGCCCGGCCGCCGTCCGCGGTGAGCCGGATGTCGATGCGGGGCGGCGGCGCCGGTTCCCGCTCGGTGCTGCGGAACATGGAGACGGTCCGTGCTTCGTAGACGTACCAGGGCACGGTGGTGATCCCGGTGCACTCCGCGGCCGCGGGCCGCCCGGCGGCGACGGCCGCGAGCGCCGTGCGCGGTTCGGGTTCGCCGGGTCGCTCGCGCGCGAGGCCCTCCAGCAGGGCACGGGCGGCGGAGACGTCGCCGCGCTCCAGATGGACCTGGGCGAGCGCGAGCCTGGCCTCCCAGGAGTCGCCGGTGTCGCCGCGCACCGTGGTGAGGGCGGTGAGCAGGTCCTCGTCGGTGATCTCCCCGCGCCGCCAGCGCGCGAGACCGGCGTTGTACGTGGCCGGGGCGTGGCGCGGGTCCGCCGTGAGGGCGGCGGCGAAGGCGTCGGACGCCTCGGCGTCGCGGCCGAGGTCGAGGAGGGAGAGGGCCCGGTTGTTGTACTCGTCGGCGAGCAGCTCGGACACCGTGGGTGCGGTGCGGTGGTAGGGCCGGCCGAGCTCTTGTTCGTACACGCGGATCAGTTCGTCGGCGATCGCCGCCATGGACCCGGGTCTGGATCTCGGGGCGTGGCGCAGGCAGCGCGTCAGGAGACCGGCGACGCCCAGGGGCAGGGGCGGCGGGCCGCCGTCGCCGGCCGGGCGCCGGGCGGGCTGTGCCAGGTACGCGTCGAGGGCTTCCGCGGCGGCCACGCCGACGCGCCAGGTCAGGGCGCCGGTGAACATCTCCAGGAGCGACACCGCGTAGCTGTAGACGTCGGTGCGGCGGCCGAGCGGCGCGCGGTCGAACTGCTCGGGCGAGGCGTACGCCCGGGTGAGTCCGCCGAAGGAGACGAGGACGCTCTCGTCGTCCGGCGCGGCGTCGTCCGTGGACTCGTCGAAGGCGGCGGCGCGGGCGCGGGCGAGCCCGAAGTCGGTGACCTTCGCCGTGATGCCGTGCTCCCCCGCCGTCCCGATCAGGACGTTCGCCGGTTTCACGTCCTGGTGGACGAGTCCGTGGCTGTGCGCGTGGGCGAGGCCCCAGGCGCACTGCACGGCGACGTCGAGGACGCGCGCCAGCGCGTCCCGCGCGTCCCCGCGATAGAGCCTGCGGTCGCGGATCCAGTCGCCGAGACTGCCGCCGTGCACGTACTCGGCGAAGACGCGCGGGACGCCGTCGAGCGTGCGGACGTAGTGGCAGGTGCAGACGTGCGGGTGCAGGCCGAGGGAGACCCATGTCTCGGCCTCGGCGACGAACTGCTCGCGTCCCTTCTCGGTCCAGCGTTCGGGGCGGGGGCTCTTGACGGCGAGGTCGACGTCCCAGGCCAGGTGCCGTACCTGGTGGACGACGCCCATGCCGCCGCGGCCGAGGACGCGCGTCACCCGGTAGCGGTCGTCGAGGACCTCCCCCGGGGCCCATGGGGCGGGTGGTGCCGGGGGCGCGCTCACGCGTAGTCCGGTTCGGCGGCAAAGTCCGGGTCCACGACGGCGCTCTCGCGCACGGTGCGGGCCCAGGTGCGGGCCGTCGTCAGGGGGTGCTCGGGGAGCAGGAAGTCCCAGGCCGCGTCGTCGCTGGGGTGGAAGCGCAGCTCCGGGGCGTAGGGGTGCCTGGGGTCGTCGTCGAGCGACACGCCGCGGCGCAGCAGGACGAGGCTCTCGCGCATGCCGGTGATGTCCCACTCGTCGAACTGGCCCCGCAGGACGACGGTCCTGGCCCGCTTGGCGAGCAGGAAGGACGCCCGGAACCTGAACCCGTGCTCTCGGCCCGGAATCGGCTCCTTGACGAGCGTGTACAGGGCGCGCACCGCGCCCACCGACACCGAGTCCGCCTCGATCAGCTGCCCCTTCGCGGCGTACCGCCTCGCCAACTCCCCGCGCATCACGTCGAGTTCGTCCAGCCACGCGGCACTGGGCGGCAGCGCGTCGTGGGCGGTGAGGACGACGACGTACGGATGCCGCGGCACGAACCACTGGCCCCGGCCGCAGGGTTCGAAGCCGGCCGTGTCGAACGTGACGAGGGAGGAAGACGTCATGTGTGCATTGAAACAGTGCCCGCCGGGCGACGCGGACGATCGCGCCAACTCCGCATCTGCCTCAAGGCGGCGCCGGCGGGCCCGAGTTGAACGGACGACACCGGTGGAAGGCGCATAATTGGCGTGCGTGCCGCCGCGCCCCGGGTGCTGCGGCGTCCACGAACAGCGGGGGTGAGCCTTGGCCTTTCGAGCCGGCCGAAAGTACCGGAACTATCTCTACATCAGCGACAGCAAGGTCGACATGCTGCTGCCGCAGGTGGCCCCCGGCTTCGGCCGCAGGCGGACCGGCGAGATCGGGGTGAACGCGCAGGTGGTGGCCTTCCGGCACACGCGGGAGAGCGCGCCCTCCGACGACCGGGTGCGGCGCCTGGACGCGGTCGTGCGCGGCCTGGAGAAGCGCGGCGACCTCGGCACACCGGATCAGCCGCAGTCCTTCTTCCGGGGTCGGCTGTCGATGCGCTGGGGCGTGTTGGCGAGCGGCGAGGACACCTCGCTGGTGTACTTCGGCGGCACGACCGGGCGCACCGTCGTCGGCCTGGGCGGTTCCCGCGCGCACACGCTGGGCGCGGCCCCCGACGCCGAGGGCGCCCCGGCCCTCGCCCGCTCGCTGCTGCCCTCGCTGCTCGGCGGACTGCAACTGAACCCGCACGTCCGAGCCCTGCTCGACCAGGAGGATCCGGAGCTGTCGCCCGGCGGGGACGCGGCGGACCTGGCAGCCGTGTACCGCGGCGTGGAGGCGCTGCTGGGTCCCGCGCAGACGGTGGAGTTCCTGGCCAAGCGGCTGCTGCACGGCCCGCACCCCGATCCGGCCGTGGACGCGTCGGTGCTCCTCGGCTCGCCCCTGTACGTCGCCCAGGTCGACTGAGGCCGCCGTGGGCACGGAGATCCGCATCGACGCGGTGCCGAACGACGGCACCGGCGCCCGGAGTTACACGTTCCGCGAGACGGAGACGGTGGTCGTGGGGCGCGCCGCGGACTGCGCGATCCGGGCGCCGGGGACGGAGCGGCGCGTCTCGCGCCATCACTGCGCGTTCGACCTCGCGCCGCCGACGGTACGGGTACGCGACCTGGGCAGCCGCAACGGCACGTACGTCAACGGCGTCCTGCTGCCCGGTCCCGGCGGCGACGGCGGCGACGGTCCGGCGACGGAGCTCGTCGACGGGGACGAGGTGCGGGCCGGCCAGCTGCGGCTGCGCGTCTCCACGGCACCGTCCGGCCTCGACGGAGGCCGCATCCCCGGCTACACGCTGCTGCGGGAACTGGGCCAGGGCGCGCAGGGCACCGTCCATCTGGCGCGGCGCTCCGGCGCGGAAGAGGATCTCGCGCTGAAGATCCTGCGGCCCGAGTGGGCCACCCCCGAGGCGGTGAGCGGCTTCCTCCGCGAGATCGAGGCGACCCGGGCGCTGCGCCACCCCCACGTCGTGCGGTTCCGTGACGCCGGGTCGAGCGCCGAACTCCTCTATCTGGTCTGCGAGTTCTGTGACGGGGGCGATCTGGGCGGCCTGGTGATGTCCCGGTCCGCGCCGCTGCCGCCGGACGTGGCGGTGCCGCTGACGCTCCAGGTCCTCGACGGCCTGGCGTACGCGCACGACGCCCCGCTGCCCGCGGTGCGGGACGCCGACGGCACGTTGACGCCCGTACGGGGGCTCGTGCACCGGGACATCAAGCCGGCGAACCTGCTCCTGTCCGGGACCGGCCGGGACATGGTCGTGAAGATCGCGGACTTCGGGCTCGCCAAGGCCTTCGACCGGGCGGGCCTGTCGGGGCACACGCACAC includes:
- a CDS encoding FHA domain-containing serine/threonine-protein kinase, whose translation is MGTEIRIDAVPNDGTGARSYTFRETETVVVGRAADCAIRAPGTERRVSRHHCAFDLAPPTVRVRDLGSRNGTYVNGVLLPGPGGDGGDGPATELVDGDEVRAGQLRLRVSTAPSGLDGGRIPGYTLLRELGQGAQGTVHLARRSGAEEDLALKILRPEWATPEAVSGFLREIEATRALRHPHVVRFRDAGSSAELLYLVCEFCDGGDLGGLVMSRSAPLPPDVAVPLTLQVLDGLAYAHDAPLPAVRDADGTLTPVRGLVHRDIKPANLLLSGTGRDMVVKIADFGLAKAFDRAGLSGHTHTDALGGSAAFMPRSQAVDYRYARPAVDVWAAAACLYWMLTRATPRHFPRDVDPVLAVLREPVVPIAKHDATLPPRLAALLDDILGDDAPDDERTPTAREFARALEETG
- a CDS encoding protein kinase domain-containing protein; amino-acid sequence: MSAPPAPPAPWAPGEVLDDRYRVTRVLGRGGMGVVHQVRHLAWDVDLAVKSPRPERWTEKGREQFVAEAETWVSLGLHPHVCTCHYVRTLDGVPRVFAEYVHGGSLGDWIRDRRLYRGDARDALARVLDVAVQCAWGLAHAHSHGLVHQDVKPANVLIGTAGEHGITAKVTDFGLARARAAAFDESTDDAAPDDESVLVSFGGLTRAYASPEQFDRAPLGRRTDVYSYAVSLLEMFTGALTWRVGVAAAEALDAYLAQPARRPAGDGGPPPLPLGVAGLLTRCLRHAPRSRPGSMAAIADELIRVYEQELGRPYHRTAPTVSELLADEYNNRALSLLDLGRDAEASDAFAAALTADPRHAPATYNAGLARWRRGEITDEDLLTALTTVRGDTGDSWEARLALAQVHLERGDVSAARALLEGLARERPGEPEPRTALAAVAAGRPAAAECTGITTVPWYVYEARTVSMFRSTEREPAPPPRIDIRLTADGGRALVVCDGAVRLWDTRGGRCLLTLDRDRAAHAADLSPDGRFAVAAGTEDIVRLWSLIDGTCLQTFTPQYLKGTTAITATRLAVGGRLVAGATNDGQVLFWDTRTGRVRQTFEGFRHRAAHVELTADGRRALTGVHEDGSVRLWDVHTRELLRTLPGYEGQFPVDCLRLSDDGRRAVLVGNRWPLALWDLDTGERLRTLPDGTRGTQVLSLSRDHRRALCAGRDAALRLWDLDTGRCLRTFHGHTAPEDPVGHRAVLDLRITDSGRHAVSAGQDDTARRWRLPADHLAPPLLSRPRRAAELSRTDARVAALVADADRAVRESRPARARELLVRARSLPGHERSPLVLAAWRALGRQTVRTGLRGGWASRVVAEYDRPVEHAALSADGRTAAIAPEHGAGIHLWDVSTGTRTRVIDTPRDRTSRGVLALSADGLRVMVSSPTGVLDAWSAETGERVGRAEVPRGALGTRFSADGRLALFTSGDESLQLWDLDGGRHVRTLAEGGHHPHTPCGLWLDPEGRLAASSPGDRTIRLWDLATGACVRTFHGHRRTAGSVHVSPDLRLLLSCGSYDDRAVRLWDAATGAPLGVFDTAGDGVARPHESRSVRLTADGRFALSAGEDSSVAVWDARTGHRQHDLTEHQSGLRLGTLSADGWYALSSGADGKVRLWELDWDLSAHP
- a CDS encoding tetratricopeptide repeat protein; this encodes MAIDAHRGRTPSEALLRTVVELTGDPGLDTREAGLRYAARSGDADDQIRLGGHLLERGDLREAATWFYRAAEQGSAMAMHNVAVIHIRMSDEDEAAEWYRRAAELGYVPSMVAMGSWMLRSGASEAEAERWFARAAEQGDVEGMFGAGVIAWVAGRAKDAERWLRPAAEQGNAQAMHPLGHLMEDAGRLPEAERWFHRAADGGVGHAMNDLAVILDRDGRLQEAERWYRTAAENDVDPAFYGLGDLLERTGRAREAALWFRRAADRGDDKARVRAARLGG
- a CDS encoding DUF7019 family protein; translation: MAFRAGRKYRNYLYISDSKVDMLLPQVAPGFGRRRTGEIGVNAQVVAFRHTRESAPSDDRVRRLDAVVRGLEKRGDLGTPDQPQSFFRGRLSMRWGVLASGEDTSLVYFGGTTGRTVVGLGGSRAHTLGAAPDAEGAPALARSLLPSLLGGLQLNPHVRALLDQEDPELSPGGDAADLAAVYRGVEALLGPAQTVEFLAKRLLHGPHPDPAVDASVLLGSPLYVAQVD
- a CDS encoding MFS transporter, with translation MLTALRHPVYRRLFGAQVVALVGTGLATVALGLLAYDLAGPSAGAVLGTALAIKMTAYVLIAPAVGAFADRLPRRALMVGADLVRACVAAALPFVGQVWQVYVLVFLLQSASAVFTPTFQALIPDVLPDERDYTRALSLSRLAYDLESLFSPALAAALLTVLTYDRLFTGTLVGFLGSAALVASAALPRAAPAPPRDAGGHARATAGTRLFLAVPQLRSLLALNLAVAAASAMVTVNSVVYVRDFLGLSAGAVPWALGAYGAGSMAVASALPRVLERIGDRPVMLRGALLLGVVFGALGFITAADEGSWRLPALLSVWAAFGAACSMVLTPAGRLVRRSAPERERTAAFAAQFSLSHACWLLTYPLAGWLGATAGLLWAVASLGGVALGAAVAAVRLWPAPAPDVEVEVEHEHAGLTADHPHVRDAVRVGDGWRHRHGHTPDALHAAHP